The genomic stretch CTTAAATAGCTATGAGctgaaactaacacaaaacaacCCATTAAGTAATCTTCGTATAGTAAAACAGTCAACTACGCAAAATAATCTTCCAGCCTAAATCtgtccaaattaaattgaatgacCTAACACAAGCTGAATCTGTTTTGACAAAGTATAAACAAAACCTGGACCAACCATTCGATTGAAAGATTGAGAATATAGGCAGAACAACCCATACTCTCTGGacactgaaaaaataaaacacccaTATTAAGGAGCCACTGGCATGCATGCAACGATGTATACACAAATAAGCTTGCCCATACGCGCAAAAGCATAAAATGAAATAAACCCCTTACGCATTGCTTCACATTTCAGACTTAAAATTTTCTGTTCAAAAGCTTTTAAGCCCTCCTGGCGAACCACAATGAAATTCTCCTAGAATGAGGGAAGAAATCACTCAAAGGCACGTATTCAACTCTTAAATGCAAAGGATCTTACTTATAGAGCAAGCTCCAATACAGTTGcatattttcctctttttttttttcttttttttttcacctcaATAACTCATCAAACCAAACATGAAGAAAGTAAGGAAAACACTTATCTTTcacttcctcttcttttccccCAATGTACAGAAATGTAAAGACCGATGAATTCACAGTCACAGCACAACGTTGAGCTCTCAAATCCCAATGTCCCACATTGCAAAACAACATAAAACGCCATCCCCCAAAtctcaatttctattttcttctctttccctcGTTTTCTCAGGGCCCAAACAAGGTTCGAAAGCGAAATCACAAAACAAATCTTCCTCCTCATAAGCTGAGGtttttttttcacaatgaaGTTAATTCTATAAGATTACCACAAACACCAAAAattccatttccttttcttctctttctcaacaaccaaacaaaccaCAAATCCACatctaaaaacaaattaaaagaagaaaaagaagcgtGCAGACCGATCATTTTGCCGATGAGATCGAGCTCGTCCCGAGCCTCCTCGATGAGCTCCTCGACCTGGCCACAGCCTAGGCGCTTCTCGATGGCTTCCCAGTCATGCTCCTCCTGGCACACATTTAGCCTGTGCTTGGTGAAGCTCTCGACGGCCTTCCGGTAGCCCTCGTCCTCCGGCACCGCCTGGATCTCCTTCAACGTCTTCGTGTACAGCCTGATCAGCAACTCCCGCGCGTTGGGCTCCACCTCCAGCCCGACGATCCCCGTTGTCTCTTTCACCCTCGCCAACAGTGGCCGTGCGATCGCCCGCAGGAACATCGTCTCCTTGGCCTTGATACGAGTGAGCCCCAGTACCGTGACagggttgttttgttttgttgggttCAGAGAAATGGGCGAGTGCGTGTGGAGGTGTTTGGGTCGCGTTCGGTTGGATTTGGTACGAGTGAGTACAGTACTGGGTGTTGTGTTTTGCCACGTCCCACTCTTTCATTGGTCTGGTGACTCTGGTGCACTGAGGTGCCTCGATAGGAATcgggctattttttttttattattattattattttatttttttacataaaaGGTAGGCTGATGAGACCAATTGTGACTATTTTATTTGAGCATGATCATAGTAACACCTACTCGCTGGGAGCCACACAGGAGGGACCTAAATGATGGGAACTGCAGACGCTCCTTTAAATCTGAGTAAGTCATAGTTTGACCAAGTTACTAGGACATCAATGGAACCAATGTAACcaatactaatcaggcatatgtGTGAATTCTTCATTGCAGAGATTTAAACTCACGCCGTAGTACATGCCTAAttattttggagatttttttaaaCTATTGAACTACCATTCTTGATGGTTAGGTCTCAAGCTATTTGAAATGGATTTCATAAGTCTAAATAACATTTTGCGTCATTTTTATACCtaaatcttaaaaaaagaaattaaattgaaaaattgtaaTACTAACTTGTTCTTTTAGGGTAAGAATCCTTGTAAttaaattgtcaaaattgattttataaatAGCAATATGTGAGATCCACCAATCATCACATATTTCAAGCAATTTGTGCAACCAATTATAACGATTTTCATATGTTCTTTTATCCTAAATTGCCTCtccattttaatttaaatatctAATTTGTTCTTTTATGACATCTTGAAACAAATATccactttttaaaaatagaaaaatttatttagacacTTTCTTAAACTACTTTAATCAATTTTAAACCCTTAACATATGACAAAATCCAAAAGCGATTTGCCAACCTCACCATATGCAGCTTGAAATCGTGTTGCAAAATTATGGTTCGACTTATAAAATTCAACCGATCCATCTGTTTTGAGGTTGTGATAATCAGGCTCAAACAATGTCAGGGATAAACGAAAGAGCTTTTGTCGCAAAACAGTCCATTGCCACAAGCATATACGTAGTGTTTAACATCTTTCTCTGCCAAACCATAATCTTTTCCTCAAAAGAAATTCATGATCACGGCATACACAAGAAAGTCACGAAAAGTTTCCTTTCCTGATGACAACTACTAGTGGCCTCTGCATGAGCAGCCACCCTTCTTGAAGGAATGGATTCGGTTCCCTTCCCTTACAATAATTTCCCTATCAACCACTTGTGTTACAAGCATTACAAAGTCATGGCAATCCGTACAAACACGTAATTTCTTGACTATAAGTATTGGGGTCTTTGACGGTGTACTAAGAAGAGCGAAGGCAACAGCTAGCTTCTCACTGTGATAATATGCATCTCCATTGTCTCGATATATATATCCCCGACACTGGAATTCAGCTTTAAGTGATCCTATTTTCTCATTAATTTCGTTGATTTGTGGATGTGATCTGTCCCCTGCAGTGAAGAGATGAACCTGGTTTCGTATCTCCATCCAGCTTTGGCAAGGGCTCTTCCTCAAACCTCTCTCTTTCATCAGCCTGCGAGTTTTCTCGCCTAAGTCAGACCGGCCTGATCTATCATACAAGTTTGCAAGCAGCATATAGAAAGCTGGGTCAGATGGGTCAAGATTGAGACCTTGCCTTGCCATATCTTCCCCAAGAGGTACATTCCCATGTAATTTGGAGGCACTCAATAATGTTTTGTATATCAAAGCATCTGGCCTGAAAGGCATACTCTTCATCACTCCCATTGCCTCCTCTAGCCGACCGGATCGGCCAAGGAGATCAATTAAGCAAACATAGTGGTCCAATTGTGGTGCTATACCATGTGTATCCCTCATAGAATGAAAATGCTCAAGACCCAAGTCCACTAAACCACCATGACTGCAAGCAAAGAGCACTACCAAGAATGTAACTGAATCCGGTTTGACTCCGACTAACCTCATATCTTCGAAGGCAGAGAGAGCGGATGAGATATTACCATTTGATGCCAATCCAGATATCAACCCATTCCATGATGCAACATCTGGCTCATTTATTTCCCTAAAAGCTCTATGTGCATCATGTATGCAGCCGCATTTTCCATACATGTCAACTAGGCTATTTGAGACTGAAAGCCAGCAGCCTAAGCCAGATTTCACGGAAAAACAGTGTAGTTGCTTCCCGGCTACCGTTGAGCCCAAACCGGCTGATGCAGATAAGAAGCTGGCCAGGCTAAATCCATCCATCTTAACATTATCATTGTTCATGTGCCTGATGATGTTTAATGCCCTGTCATGATGGCCCATCTGATTCATTCTTGAGGCTAAACTCGTGTATGTGATGGCATCTCTGTGACTCATGTTTCTAATCACACACCATGCATCATCCACCATCCCCAATCCAGCATAAGCATCTACAAGAGCATTCCCCACAACTGAATTGCGGTCTGCTTTAGTTTTAATTATGTATCCATGGAGCTTTCTTGtttgaaaatgagattttaTTGTACTGCAAGCAGCAAGCATGCTAGAGAGAGTAAATGAATTTGGTTTCAACCCCACTGCTCTCATCTCCTCAAAATACTGAAAAGAATCTTGTGCAAAACCATGCTCAGCAAAACCAGCAATCAGAGAAGTCCAAGTGATGACATTTTGTGAGGTCATCACTCTAAACACTCTCAAAGCATCTTCTATTAGGTTGGAACATTTCATATACATATCAACTAATGCATTTCCAACAGAAATATCATCCTTCAAGCCAGCCATAATTTGAGCCTAATGCATATACATTAGGCTCAAATTAACTAATGCATTTCCAACAGAAATATCATCCTTCAAGCCAGCCATAATTTGGTTTCAACCCCACTGCTCTCATCTCCTCAAAATACTGAAAAGAATCTTGTGCAAAACCATGCTCAGCAAAACCAGCAATCAGAGAAGTCCAAGTGATGACATTTTGTGAGGTCATCACTCTAAACACTCTCAAAGCATCTTCTATTAGGTTGGAACATTTCATATACATATCAACTAATGCATTTCCAACAGAAATATCATCCTTCAAGCCAGCCATAATCACCCGTGAGTGGACCTGTTTCCCCAATTTCAGTGATAAAATTGACGAGCAAGCGTTCAGTATAGTTGAATAAGTAAAATTATTAGGTACGGTTTCAGACATCTCCATCTCCTGTAATGCAGCAATGGCCTCCCTAACCTTCATATTTCGAATGAAACCAGATATAATAGTagtccatataaacacatcacgTTCAGGTGTCTGATTTAAGGCCTTGACAGCATCTTCCATTCTCTGGCACTTTGAGTACATATCAACAAGAGCTGTCTTCAAAATCACATTCAGCTCAATTCCTAACAATATCATGTGGGCATGAACTAATTTGCCATAACTCAAACCAAGAGCACTGGATGCAGCAAGAAGCTTCACGAAAGTGAACTCATTCGGAGGTACACCTGCCGGTCCTGCCTCAACCATACGTATATAAAGTTGTAAAGCCTGACTCCATTTATGAGCTTGGACCAACGAAGATATCATCGTTGTCCAAGAAATAGTATCACCGCGACCCATATATGCAAAATTTGCATATGCTTCTTCAATAAAACCGCACTTAGAGTACAAGCCAATCAAAGCACTTGCCAAAACTGGATTTGAATCAAACCCATTCTTTACCATATAGGCCTGAATACGAGTTCCACATTCAAACTCCCCTATGGCAGAACATGACCTCAAGACACTTGATAATGTGAACTCATTCGGATAATGACCGAAACTAATCATTGAACCGAACAACTCAAGTGCCTGCTCGTGGTTTTCATTTCTAACATAAGCAGAGAGAATCCCAGTCCAGGATACCACATCCTTGTAAGGCATTTCATCGAAGAAGTGGCGTGCATGGTCCACTCCAAAGCATTTAGCATAGAGAGATAACAAGTTGTTGTTCAAATAGAAGTCATCTTGAAGACCCAGTTTGATTATTGGGCTGTGAACACACACACCCTCTTTCAAAGACTTCGAGTTGCATAATGAAAGAACCCCAATACAAATTTCTTGGAAACGGTATGAGTAATTTCCCTTAAAGGTCTTGCTGACCGCTTCGCATAGCATTTCTTCCTTGCTCTCAGGAAGAGCCTCGTTTTGATAGTGACATCACACTATCACAGCAATCCGTAGCAAATTTGTATGGAAGTGAGCGGAAATATAGtgataagaaaaaaagtgagaaatttgGGAGTCAGAGTAGCAAAGATGAGAAAACAATACGCTAGAAATGGTAGCTCTCCTAATTGTAGCGGCGGCCTGCGAGGTTGTTTAGGCGAAAGAAATTTACTAGGCCTAAAGTTATCAAATGGAAGGCATGCTTAAAGAATTATATTAACAATgatttaatagttaattaaaaacaaagatATAAACAATAATACAATGAgagatataatatatataataatattaaattgcGAGACAGATATAATCCACCCATTCATATTCACGGGTCAATAGCCcttccatgaaaaaaaaaaaaaacacacacacaattaTTTGACATAATTTAGTACAATACTTTCAACAATGTTAGATTATGtaatcaattaaatattaactcttGATCATTTCTCAAAAGACCTttagatgaaaaagaaaattattattattattattaatactgCTCTGAGATAAATGTGAATGCATGCGATGATGCAGAAGGATTACATTTACGGCTATGATGTATCAGGGAAGTTTCATAGGTTCGTGATGTATCATAGACTTAAAGTCATGTGTATGCTGACGAAGGTTATGGTGATCATACATCATGGAAGTTACCTTGCTGCAATAGTTTATCATAGATTCGTAATGCTTCGTGGAACATTCTAGGTGCATTCGTCATGGAATATTAGAAGTATGAAACGAGCTTACCTGGATATTGTTCTTTACTTCGCACGGCAAGTATGCCGCAAGTACTTTTTTCCCCCTGATCAATTTGCCATTGTTTTTATACTTTATGAGAGACTTCTAGAAATTAAGaagcaaaatatttaaaataaaaatattaactaataattgaaaaaaaatttaaaaatatatttttatttttatttttatatcatatcataatattttttcaaacaaaaaccaaaaaatatctcaaaaaaaattaagaaacaagcccttagagcattcccaatggatgagccatatttttatgtgaaatggctcttcaaaactcacttttatctagttt from Corylus avellana chromosome ca1, CavTom2PMs-1.0 encodes the following:
- the LOC132185048 gene encoding probable NADH dehydrogenase [ubiquinone] 1 alpha subcomplex subunit 5, mitochondrial, with protein sequence MFLRAIARPLLARVKETTGIVGLEVEPNARELLIRLYTKTLKEIQAVPEDEGYRKAVESFTKHRLNVCQEEHDWEAIEKRLGCGQVEELIEEARDELDLIGKMIEWDPWGVPDDYECEVIENDAPVPKHVPLHRPGPLPEEFYKTLEAATSSAKKEVPAGTSSESQ
- the LOC132181390 gene encoding pentatricopeptide repeat-containing protein At5g52850, chloroplastic, encoding MLCEAVSKTFKGNYSYRFQEICIGVLSLCNSKSLKEGVCVHSPIIKLGLQDDFYLNNNLLSLYAKCFGVDHARHFFDEMPYKDVVSWTGILSAYVRNENHEQALELFGSMISFGHYPNEFTLSSVLRSCSAIGEFECGTRIQAYMVKNGFDSNPVLASALIGLYSKCGFIEEAYANFAYMGRGDTISWTTMISSLVQAHKWSQALQLYIRMVEAGPAGVPPNEFTFVKLLAASSALGLSYGKLVHAHMILLGIELNVILKTALVDMYSKCQRMEDAVKALNQTPERDVFIWTTIISGFIRNMKVREAIAALQEMEMSETVPNNFTYSTILNACSSILSLKLGKQVHSRVIMAGLKDDISVGNALVDMYMKFDMYMKCSNLIEDALRVFRVMTSQNVITWTSLIAGFAEHGFAQDSFQYFEEMRAVGLKPNSFTLSSMLAACSTIKSHFQTRKLHGYIIKTKADRNSVVGNALVDAYAGLGMVDDAWCVIRNMSHRDAITYTSLASRMNQMGHHDRALNIIRHMNNDNVKMDGFSLASFLSASAGLGSTVAGKQLHCFSVKSGLGCWLSVSNSLVDMYGKCGCIHDAHRAFREINEPDVASWNGLISGLASNGNISSALSAFEDMRLVGVKPDSVTFLVVLFACSHGGLVDLGLEHFHSMRDTHGIAPQLDHYVCLIDLLGRSGRLEEAMGVMKSMPFRPDALIYKTLLSASKLHGNVPLGEDMARQGLNLDPSDPAFYMLLANLYDRSGRSDLGEKTRRLMKERGLRKSPCQSWMEIRNQVHLFTAGDRSHPQINEINEKIGSLKAEFQCRGYIYRDNGDAYYHSEKLAVAFALLSTPSKTPILIVKKLRVCTDCHDFVMLVTQVVDREIIVREGNRIHSFKKGGCSCRGH